In Polaribacter pacificus, the genomic window TTAAAACCCTAGACAGAATAGCTCCAGAAGATTTTCCAAATATGGCAGATCATTTAAATTATATAGGGCAATATTATTACTATTTCAAAGATTATAACAATGCACTAATCTATTATAAAAAATCTAGTAATCTTAAAAGAACGAGTTTTAATGCCTTACATGTTCTTGCTGCTCAAAACACAGTGGGTTTATGTTATCAAAAGTTAGAAAAGTTTGAATTGGCAAAAACTTACTTTTTAAAGGTAATAGAAGACGACTCAGAATTACAAAGTAGCACATGGAAAGCAATTGCAAGCGGAAATTTGGGGTACAACTACTATTTAGAAGGCAATTTTGAAAAGGCCATCCCATTGTTTAAAAAAGACATTGAAACCGCATTATCAAACAACGATTTTGGACTTGCTTCTGGGTCAAGCACTCCCCTAGCTGATATCTATATTAAACAAAATAAACTATCAGAAGCAAAACAACTTATACAAAATAGCAGACAGTATATTAAACAGTCTAAACAAACTGATAGGCTTCGACATTTATATCCTGTAATGAGCAAATGGTATGCTGCAAACAAGCAGTTAGAGCTGAGTACTCTCTATTTAGATTCAACCATGTCTGCTATAAATGCCTACAATGAAAAATACAGTAGCATTAAATTGCTACGAGCTAATCAAAGAGTTGAAGCAAAAGAGCGAGAATTACAGGTTGGGAAACTAAAAACAGAAAACCAATTAAAAATCACTCAGCGTAATTTTATCATTTTTATTATTGCAATCTTATTAATAGTGAGCGTATTCTCTTTTTGGTTTCGAAACCAGTTTCTACTAAAAAAACAACAGATTAAAGAATTAGAACTTCAAAACACCCAAAGAGCTCTAAACGATTCTAAGAATCAATTAAAAAAGCTAGCCACTAAGGTTCGTCAAGATAGCAACCTCATTAGCAAATTAAAAAAAGAAAAAGCTAACAATGACAGTTCAGAAAAACTTTCTAAATTAAAGTCTAAAAACATTTTAACCCAAAATGACTGGAAACAATTTCAAGATCAATTTAACAAAGCTTATCCAAATTTAATTCCCTCAATAACAAAACAACACCCAAACTTAAGCCAGGCAGAAATACGCTGTTTGTGTTTAGAAAAATTAAAGCTTTCCAATAATGAAATGAGTTTGGTTTTGGGTGTATCTTCTAACACTATTAGGGTTACTAAACACCGCATTCGAAAAAAGCTAAATAGAGAAAGTAATGAAACTATAGATGAACTGCTTAAGAATATAAAGTAAATACCTTTTTTTGGCATTATTAAATACTCCTTAACGAGAATCTCAAAACAGTGCAAACAAGCTCCTGTAAAAAAACCAATTAAGCTATTGCATTATAATCAACAAAAAGCGAGTAAATAGCTGTGAAATTATGATATTATCAACAAATCAAAATATTTTTAAATATCAACTAAAATCACTATCTTTGCAAAACATCAAAAACCTTGTACCAATATGACAAAAACAGCTACAAAACCGACTACGAAAGAAATTTCATTTAACGATTTTCGCGATGAAGTTTTAAACGACTATAAAATTGCACGTATTAGTAGAGAATGTAGCTTGTTAGGACGTCGAGAAGTACTTACAGGGAAGGCCAAATTTGGAATTTTTGGCGATGGTAAAGAAGTGCCGCAATTAGCAATGGCTAAGGCTTTTAAAAACGGTGATTTTAGATCTGGTTATTACCGAGACCAAACCTTTATGATGGCTATTGGTGAGCTTACAGCAGAACAGTTTTTTTCTGGCCTCTACGCCAACCCAAGCATAGAAGCTGAACCTATGTCAGCAGGACGTCAGATGGGCGGCCACTTTGCAACCCATAGTTTGGATGAAAATGGAGACTGGAAAAATCTAACAGCTCAGAAAAACTCAAGTGCAGACATCTCTCCTACTGCTGGGCAAATGCCTAGACTTTTAGGATTGGCTCAAGCATCAAAAATTTACCGCAATGTTGCAGAACTAGACAAAGCAACTAATTTCTCTTCAAAAGGAAGTGAAGTAGCTTGGGGAACCATCGGAAACGCTAGTACCAGTGAAGGGTTGTTTTTTGAAACCATCAATGCTGCTGGAGTATTACAAGTACCTATGGTGATGAGCGTTTGGGATGATGAATACGGTATCTCGGTACATGCAAGACATCAAACCACCAAAGAAAATATTTCTGAAATTTTAAAAGGGTTTCAAAGAGACAATAAAAATAACGGCTATGAAATTTTTGTAGTTAACGGTTGGGATTATGTTCAACTAATAGACGTATACCAACGCGCTGCTAAAATAGCAAGAGAAGAACACGTACCTGTTTTAATCCATGTTAAAGAATTAACCCAACCTCAAGGACACTCTACTTCTGGGTCTCATGAGCGATACAAAAACGCTGAGCGTTTGCAATGGGAGCAAGATTTTGACTGTCTTGCACAAATGAGAAATTGGATTTTAGATTTTGAGTTGGAAAATGAAAATGGAGAAACGCTTAAATTTGTTGATAACGAAGACAGTCTTGTTGCTATAGAAAAAGAAGCAAAAAAAGCTGTAAGTACTGCCAAAAGAAACGCTTGGTCTAATTATCTTTCTAAAATTCAAGATGAGCTTCAAACAGCTTCTCAACTATTAGCGACTGTTGCAGAAAAAAGTAGCAATGGCTCTTTTATTTTAAAGATAAAAAATGACTTAGACAGCATCAAAGAACCAATCAGAAAAGACATTCTTGTTGCTGCAAGAAAAGTACTGCGCTTCTTAAAAGACGAAAACTTTGCAGAAAAAACAAGTTTACAAAACTTTGTAAAAAACGCAATTGATCAAGGGGCAGATCTATACTCTTCTCACTTGTTAAGCGAAACTAAAGAAAACCCACTAAATACAACACCTATTGCACCTAGCTATGCTACTGAAGCCAATATGGTAGATGCAAGAATTATTATGCGTGACAACTTTGACGCACTTTTAAAGAAACATCCAGAGGTATTAATTTTTGGTGAGGATGCTGGTTTTATTGGTGATGTAAATCAAGGTCTTGAAGGCTTGCAAGAAAAATACGGCGAGTTTAGAGTTTCTGACACAGGAATTAGAGAAGCAACCATTATTGGACAAGGAATAGGGATGGCAATGCGTGGCTTAAGACCCATTGCAGAAATTCAATATTTAGACTATTTATTATATGCCTTGCAAATAATGAGTGATGATTTGGCAACACTTCGTTACCGTACTTTTGGAAAACAAAAAGCACCTTTAATTATTAGAACCAGAGGACATCGTTTAGAGGGAATTTGGCATTCAGGATCTCCAATGGGTGGAATCATTAACAACCTTAGAGGAATCCATGTTTTGGTTCCTAGAAACATGACACAAGCAGCTGGTTTTTACAATACTTTATTGGCTGGTGATGATCCTGCTTTGGTAATAGAATGTTTAAATGGCTATCGCTTAAAAGAACAACTGCCTACTAATTTAGGTGAGTACAGAACTCCAATCGGAGCAGTAGAAACCTTAAAAGAAGGTTCAGACATTACAGTTGTATCTTATGGATCTACCCTAAGAATTGTTGATGAAGCAGCAAAAGATCTAGCTCAAGTTGGCATCCATATAGAAATTATTGACGCACAAAGTTTATTGCCTTTTGATTTAGACCATCAAACTGTTAAGAGCTTGGCAAAAACCAATCGCTTGCTAATCGTTGACGAAGATGTGCCTGGAGGAGCTTCTGCTTACTTATTGCAAGAAATTTTAGAAAACCAAAAAGGCTATCAATATTTAGACAGTCAACCAAAAACACTTACTGCCAAAGCACACAGACCTGCTTACGGAACAGATGGAGATTATTTCTCTAAACCATCTGCAGAAGATGTATTTGAAATGGTTTATAGCATTATGAACGAGGCAAAACCACAAGAATTTAAAAGCTTGTACTAGCTAATAATAGAAGCTTAATTAAAAACTCAATCCACTGTGATTGAGTTTTTTTTAACAAAAAAATAAGAACAATTGCTGCGGTAATTAATATTTTAGCTAGTTTAATTAACTACTCACAACTTATTCACAATGAAAAAAGTACTCATGTATTTGTTTGTAATCGCACTAGGCGTACCAACAAATAGCTTTGCACAAAAAAAACAAACCACAAAGACTGATAAGAAAGAACCTTCATATGCTGATTTTATCACCAGTGAGAGTATTTCTGATGCAGGTCTATTTACAACCCATGAAACCGATGGTAAATTTTATTTTGAAATCCCAAATGCATTACTAGACAAAGAAATGCTATTGGTAACCCGTATTAAAGAATTACCTAGTAATTTTGGAGGCGGCTATGTAAATGCAGGATCAAAAGTTAATGAACAAGTTATAGTTTGGACTTTATACAAAGATAAAATACTATTAAAGGTAAAATCATATAGCGCTATCGCAGATGATGCCTTACCTATTTCTAAATCGGTAAAATCAAACAATTTAGAACCTGTTATTTATGCATTTGATATCAAAGCAAGCAACAAACAGAACAACAGCAATTTAGTTGATGTTACATCGTTTTTTAACAGTGATGTAAAAGCGATTAGCGGATTGGCTAGCAGAATGAGAACCACTTACAAAGTAAGACGACTAGACAGCAAAAGAAGTTTTATTAACAGCATCCATAGTTATCCAAAAAACATTGAGGTAGTTCAAAATTTCACTTTTGAAGCCGATGCTCCACCAAGCAACACATCAAGCAATACACTTAGCATGCAAATTAATCAATCAATGATTCTTTTGCCAGAAAATCCAATGACACCTAGAGTTTACGACAAGCGTGTTGGTTATTTTTCTGTAGGAACAGTAGATTACAGCTCTGACAAATTAAAATCTGAAAGCAAACGATTTATCAAAAGATGGAGATTAGAGCCAAAAGACCCTGCTGCGTATGCAAGAGGTGAGCTGGTTGAGCCAATTAAACCAATTGTATATTATTTAGACCCTGCAACTCCAGAAAAACTTAGAAAATACATCAAAGAAGGTGTAGATTCTTGGCAAAAAGTATTTGAAAAAGCAGGCTTTAAAAATGCAATTTATGCCAAATACCCTCCCACCAAAGAGGAAGATCCAGAGTTTAGCCCAGAAGACATTCGCTATTCTGTAATTAGATATGTAGCAAGCACCACCAGAAATGCTATGGGACCTAGTGTTTCTGACCCAAGAACTGGTGAAATTATCGAGAGTGATATTATTTGGTACCACAACCATTTGCGTTCTTACAGAAATAGATACCTTTTAGAAACTGGCGCTGCAAATCCATCAGCTAGAACCTTAGACACACCTGATGAAGAGATTGGAGAAATGATGACCATGGTTATTGCCCATGAAGTTGGACACGCTTTAGGATTGCCTCACAATATGGCTGCAAGTTCTGCCTATCCTGTAGCCTCTTTAAGAGACGGTGCTTTTACTCAAAAATACGGAATCGCTCCGAGTATTATGGACTATGCTCGTTACAACTATATAGCGCAACCTGGAGATAAAAATATTCGTTTTATCAGACAATTAGGACCTTATGATGAGTACTCAATTAACTGGGGATACCGTGTGATTCCGAATGCAAAAACACCACAAGACGAAGTTAAAACACTTGACAAGTGGATCGCAGACAAAAGCAACAACCCAATCTACCGTTTTGGAGACAAAGGCTTTGACCCAACAGCACAGACTGAAGGCATTGGAGATGACCCTGTTTTAGCCAGTACTTATGGAGTTAAAAACCTAAAATACGTCGCTAAAAACCTATCAAAATGGACCTCAGACAAAACAAACAACTACGATGATTTAAAAGAACTTTACGGAGAACTTTTAGGTGTTTGGGGCAGATATATTGGTCATGTAACAAACAATATCGGAGGAATTGTCGAAAACAACAAAAAGCCTGAACAACGCGGAAACGTTTATTCTTATGTTGATTTAAATACTCAAAAGAAATCAATCAACTGGTTGCTAGCAAATGTATTTGAAACTCAAGATTGGCTTTTAGACACACGTATTTTAAATAATATTGATGCCTCTGGACACGCTGCTAAAATCTTAGGAATTCAAACCAGACAATTAAATAGCTTATTGAGTAAC contains:
- a CDS encoding zinc-dependent metalloprotease is translated as MKKVLMYLFVIALGVPTNSFAQKKQTTKTDKKEPSYADFITSESISDAGLFTTHETDGKFYFEIPNALLDKEMLLVTRIKELPSNFGGGYVNAGSKVNEQVIVWTLYKDKILLKVKSYSAIADDALPISKSVKSNNLEPVIYAFDIKASNKQNNSNLVDVTSFFNSDVKAISGLASRMRTTYKVRRLDSKRSFINSIHSYPKNIEVVQNFTFEADAPPSNTSSNTLSMQINQSMILLPENPMTPRVYDKRVGYFSVGTVDYSSDKLKSESKRFIKRWRLEPKDPAAYARGELVEPIKPIVYYLDPATPEKLRKYIKEGVDSWQKVFEKAGFKNAIYAKYPPTKEEDPEFSPEDIRYSVIRYVASTTRNAMGPSVSDPRTGEIIESDIIWYHNHLRSYRNRYLLETGAANPSARTLDTPDEEIGEMMTMVIAHEVGHALGLPHNMAASSAYPVASLRDGAFTQKYGIAPSIMDYARYNYIAQPGDKNIRFIRQLGPYDEYSINWGYRVIPNAKTPQDEVKTLDKWIADKSNNPIYRFGDKGFDPTAQTEGIGDDPVLASTYGVKNLKYVAKNLSKWTSDKTNNYDDLKELYGELLGVWGRYIGHVTNNIGGIVENNKKPEQRGNVYSYVDLNTQKKSINWLLANVFETQDWLLDTRILNNIDASGHAAKILGIQTRQLNSLLSNGRLERLLDAEALSSRQYTSLNLISDLRNGIFAEAATKKNVSVHRRNLQKAYIERLGFLIGQKTAAVKNSDINSIIRGELSLLRTQLNSAKNSANTITKYHYNDCIARIDTILKAD
- a CDS encoding alpha-ketoacid dehydrogenase subunit alpha/beta, whose translation is MTKTATKPTTKEISFNDFRDEVLNDYKIARISRECSLLGRREVLTGKAKFGIFGDGKEVPQLAMAKAFKNGDFRSGYYRDQTFMMAIGELTAEQFFSGLYANPSIEAEPMSAGRQMGGHFATHSLDENGDWKNLTAQKNSSADISPTAGQMPRLLGLAQASKIYRNVAELDKATNFSSKGSEVAWGTIGNASTSEGLFFETINAAGVLQVPMVMSVWDDEYGISVHARHQTTKENISEILKGFQRDNKNNGYEIFVVNGWDYVQLIDVYQRAAKIAREEHVPVLIHVKELTQPQGHSTSGSHERYKNAERLQWEQDFDCLAQMRNWILDFELENENGETLKFVDNEDSLVAIEKEAKKAVSTAKRNAWSNYLSKIQDELQTASQLLATVAEKSSNGSFILKIKNDLDSIKEPIRKDILVAARKVLRFLKDENFAEKTSLQNFVKNAIDQGADLYSSHLLSETKENPLNTTPIAPSYATEANMVDARIIMRDNFDALLKKHPEVLIFGEDAGFIGDVNQGLEGLQEKYGEFRVSDTGIREATIIGQGIGMAMRGLRPIAEIQYLDYLLYALQIMSDDLATLRYRTFGKQKAPLIIRTRGHRLEGIWHSGSPMGGIINNLRGIHVLVPRNMTQAAGFYNTLLAGDDPALVIECLNGYRLKEQLPTNLGEYRTPIGAVETLKEGSDITVVSYGSTLRIVDEAAKDLAQVGIHIEIIDAQSLLPFDLDHQTVKSLAKTNRLLIVDEDVPGGASAYLLQEILENQKGYQYLDSQPKTLTAKAHRPAYGTDGDYFSKPSAEDVFEMVYSIMNEAKPQEFKSLY
- a CDS encoding tetratricopeptide repeat protein, whose protein sequence is MRLKLIGFFFLCGCMASFAQYKEMLHKPYKEKVDAIDVLYRNTINKGRQDSLFINAYTHEMEQWALANNDKELALEARLLRAYASWFLVGHLRPQLTQNLIDIANLGEKDKILHIEQRAIKVIISHYWSLNNFEKAFEWVLLSIKTLDRIAPEDFPNMADHLNYIGQYYYYFKDYNNALIYYKKSSNLKRTSFNALHVLAAQNTVGLCYQKLEKFELAKTYFLKVIEDDSELQSSTWKAIASGNLGYNYYLEGNFEKAIPLFKKDIETALSNNDFGLASGSSTPLADIYIKQNKLSEAKQLIQNSRQYIKQSKQTDRLRHLYPVMSKWYAANKQLELSTLYLDSTMSAINAYNEKYSSIKLLRANQRVEAKERELQVGKLKTENQLKITQRNFIIFIIAILLIVSVFSFWFRNQFLLKKQQIKELELQNTQRALNDSKNQLKKLATKVRQDSNLISKLKKEKANNDSSEKLSKLKSKNILTQNDWKQFQDQFNKAYPNLIPSITKQHPNLSQAEIRCLCLEKLKLSNNEMSLVLGVSSNTIRVTKHRIRKKLNRESNETIDELLKNIK